The nucleotide window GTTTAACCCAAGAGCTAGAGAACCAGAATAATAAAGGGATTTTAGCTCCTCAAGTTTCTCTTCTGTATCTTTTTATTAGTATGGGTTACTCTGTTCTACTCCTGGGCGCTCCAGGCCTGCCTTTTAGAGTGAAACAACCTGAAAGGACACATTAAATTCACTTTAGCTTTCACATTTCACTTAGCACTGGCAAGCTGAGGATTTTTGATGaaagtatttacatttttaaggcaaaGTCTTCAGACACATCTCAGAACCCATCAGAGGTGGGAGTAGGGATTGTGGGGTCCGTGGGATGGGGTCAGGTAGTAGTTTAGCTTCTATACTTCTCCGACCAGTGGCTATATTCTTTAATCAGTTTTGCACTTGGGCTTCTCATAGAATTTTGTTTGAAGAAAGGGCTCTCCTGCTTAcaacaaaaagtttgaaaaccaccacTTTCAGGAAATGTAGTTTCAAGAAAAACCCCTCTATCTTTGACTTCTGGCTGTTAATATACCCTAACTAAATATAATCTAAGATTCTATGAGAATAGCAGTCACAAAATAGCTTACTCCCCTGCCTTTCAGCAATTCTCCTTCACTGTCAAAAATGTGGGTGCTGCTCATTTGTTACTCTTCTGCTTAAAGTCTTATTTGAGGAATTCCCTGTTTCTAATGAGGAAAAAATGATCAAAACAGTGGTGTTCCCTATTGAATTGAGTAGGAGAGATGGTATTATCTTAGTTTATAACATTTAGTTAAGAAATCGTTTTAAATTTCagtgatttgtttattttcccttagaaatcaaagatttttttatagaaaaaaaaaacactgacacTTTTGAGAGTGGGGTTTGGACTGTTGATACCATTATTATTACTAAGCTGATGCTCTTTATTTTGTAATATGGGAAATCAGGACATTTAGTCCGACTTTTGGTCCAACTTTCCATCTGTTGCTTGGATCCATCAAATGGATATGTAGTATATATTTGAATAATCCCAGTGAGGATGATCTTACCACCTTCAAAGGCAGGACATTCTCTCTTTGGACAGCTCTGTTTCCTAAAAATGTTTCTCCCTTTACTGAGTCTTGGAGACCTAGTTTTGCTATAATCTTTGAAATAAACTTTTTCTCCTCATTCAGCTAGGACAAGGATTATGCTAGTAAATGAAAATAGTTCCAATTTGTGGTACAAAATAAGTGATACCACTTAttgtattcattttcatttggtttAGAATTTAGAAGGACACCAACTTTGATTTAGCATCAAAATTGTATTTTAACTATTTTGGGtacaaaagtattaaaatgtatttgtatgagcataattcactttttcttgatgattcaaGGTCATTCTTGTGAATTTCAGCTACGTTTTCCATGGTGATGCCCTTAGGACATTTTGAATTTTACAGGACTCTTTTTCTATTCATTCTAGTTCAGGTTGGaagtagttttgtgtgtgtgttggggggaggatcttagttccccaaccagggattgaaccccgggccacaacagtgaaagcactgaatcctaaccactagaccaccagggaactccctagttCAGGTTAATAAGCATTTAGTGAGTCTCTACTTCCAGGCTTCTGTATGCAAAAGGAGATATAGAAATGTATGAGAAGTCAGCCAAGATAGCTCAGCTGGGAGAGCTTAGATTGAAGACATAAAGGAAATTGCCTCCATCCAGTTTCAGGAGCTTTGCTATGTCTCAAAAAagctattactttaaaaaagaaggaaaaaatgaataaggaaactggAGGTTTCGGGACAGAAGTGTAACATTCCTCTGGTACAATATGGTAAGTGCTAGACTAGAAAATAAACCGGGGAGGAGGTTGGGCCGAGCTAAGGGGAGAAGGTGATCTCTCAGGCAGATCTATAGAGAGGTCATCACACCCAGTGCACAAACAAGTGTCCTGGCACAAGGAATGGCCTGCACTGAGAGTCCCTAGAATAGCAATCGTTTTTGCTCTGTGCCTAAAGCATAAGGAAATAGGAGTCAGGAGGGAGATGGTAGGAAATTGAGGTTGCAGCCAGGATGTGAAGGGAACTACATGTAGCTTAAGGAGtttgaatttcattctttcagcaCTGGGGACCCATCATAAGCTTTAAGTCAGGAGACTGATATGATTAGATATGTTTTACCAATTTTGATAGCATTGTGGAGAATGATTAAGATAATGTTTCTGAAACTTTGATCATTTATATTCTGCCTTTGTTGCTTTTGCCATACTTGGGCATGCTTTTGGGATAAGACAGACCAGGAGGAAGAAGCGGGCATAACTGATGGATTGAATTTCTTATATACTTAGTGGTCATAGTCTTGAgtatctgtggctgcttttatagttttaaagttCCTCCCCTGTTAACAGATTATCATTTCACATTGATATTAGTATGCCTGCCTAAGCAGActctttttccccttcccttccaaTATATAGCTGGCTAGCTGAAAAATCCAAATAAACAAGCCCGTGAGCTGACCCATGAGGTACAGTACATGACCTTGAGTGAGTTGGCTTGGAGACATCTATTTTGATCCTTAGAGGACTTTTTTCCTGGTCTGGTCTTATTCTACATCTTTATAACTGAGCTCTCCAACAACTTCATGTAAGTGAAATATAACTGTAATTTGTTTAATAGATCATAAtcactcatttaaaaacattttttaatttatcttaatgTAGGTGATTGGAGTTGTGCTTCAAAAATTTCAGCAGTTCAGCAGTATTTTATTTGCCAACCATAAGCTCTTTACTTGATAGCACCATGAAAAAGCTGCTAATGAGACTTGTTGAGCACAAAGACAGACTTGAAGAACCAAAAGCCATTGTTTTCAAATGAAGAATACTGAACAGTTTTAAGCCCCAATGCTTTTTAATCACCACTGAGATTTCCCCCGTAACATCAGAATGGCAAGCAGGCGAAAATCCACAACACCCTGCATGGTCCTAGCCAGTGAACAGGATCCAGACCTCGAGTTGATATCAGATTTGGATGAAGGTCCTCCTGTACTTACACCTGTAGAAAACACCAGAGCAGAGAGTATCTCAAGTGATGAAGAAGTTCATGAATCCGTGGACTCTGACaatcagcaaaataaaaaagttgaAGGTGGCTATGAATGTAAATATTGTACTTTTCAAACTCCAGATCTAAATATGTTTACTTTTCATGTGGATTCAGAACATCCCAATGTAGTGCTAAATTCATCCTATGTTTGTGTCGAATGCAATTTTCTTACCAAAAGGTATGATGCACTTTCCGAGCATAATCTGAAATATCACCCAGGAGAAGAAAATTTCAAGTTGACTATGGTGAAACGAAATAACCAGACAATCTttgaacaaacaataaatgatctGACTTTTGATGGTAGTTTTGTTAAAGAGGAGAATTCAGAGCAAGCTGAATCGACAGAAGTTTCTTCTTCGGGAATATCTATCAGTAAAACTCCTATcatgaaaatgatgaaaaataaagtgGAGAACAAACGGATTACAGTTCATCATAATTCAGTTGAGGACGTTccggaagagaaagagaatgaaatcaaACCAGACCGTGAAGGAACTGTGGAAAATCCAAGTTCTTCAGCTTCTGAATCGAATACAAGTACTTCCATTGTAAACAGAATACATCCAAATACTGCCAGCACAGTTGTGACCCCAGCAGCAGTTCTTCCTGGGTTAGCACAGGTTATCACTGCTGTATCAGCTCAGCAGAATTCCAATTTGATTCCCAAAGTCCTCATCCCTGTTAATAGCATTCCTACCTACAATGCTGCATTGGATAACAACCCCCTTTTGCTTAACACCTACAACAAATTCCCTTATCCAACAATGTCAGAAATTACTGTTCTTTCTGCCCAAGCAAAatatacagaggaacagatcaagATATGGTTTTCAGCCCAACGTCTAAAACATGGTGTTAGCTGGACTCCCGAGGAAGTAGAGGAGGCGAGAAGAAAACAATTCAACGGAACAGTCCACACTGTACCTCAGACCATAACTGTCATCCCCACCCACATTTCCACAGGGAGTAATGGTTTACCATCCATCTTACAGACATGCCAAATAGTTGGCCAGCCAGGTCTGGTCCTTACCCAAGTGGCTGGCACGAATACCTTGCCAGTAGCAGCACCTATAGCCTTGACAGTGGCAGGGGTTCCAAATCAAACAAACGCACAGAAAAGTCAGCTCCCGGCCGCTCAGCCTACTGCAGAGACCaagccagcagcagcaggagcccCATCCTCTCAGCTTGTAAAAAATGAAACCGCAGTGGCGAACCCTGATGCGTTCGGCGTTCGGGCAAAAAAGACTAAAGAGCAACTGGCAGAATTAAAAGTTAGCTACCTAAAGAATCAGTTTCCCCATGATTCCGAAATTATCAGACTTATGAAAATCACAGGGCTGACAAAAGGAGAGATTAAAAAATGGTTTAGTGACACAAGGTACAACCAGAGAAATTCAAAGAGTAATCAGTGCTTACATCTCAACAATGATTCCTCCGCCACTATTATCATAGACTCCAGTGATGAAACCACGGAATCCCCAACTGTTGTTACTTCACAGCAGAAACAATCCTGGAATCCTTTTCCAGACTTTACTCCCCAAAAGTTTAAAGAGAAGACGGCAGAGCAGCTTCGTGCCCTACAGGCAAGTTTTCTCAACAGCTCTGTACTTACAGAAGAAGAATTAAATAGGTTAAGAGCGCAAACCAAACTTACCAGAAGGGAAATTGATGCTTGGTTTacagagaagaagaaatcaaaagctttaaaggaagagaaaggagaaatagaggaaAGCAATGCAGGTAGTTCCAAAGAAGAAACTGGAGAAACTTCTCCTGGAGATGAGTCTAGTGCACCTAAGTCAGGGAGTACGGGCAAAATATGTAAAAAGACACCCGAGCAGTTGCACATGCTTAAAAGCGCATTTGTCCGAACACAGTGGCCGTCGCCAGAAGAGTATGACAAATTGGCTGAAGAAAGCGGGCTTGCTAGAACAGACATAGTTAGTTGGTTTGGGGACACCCGTTACGCTTGGAAAAATGGAAACTTGAAATGGTACTACTACTATCAAAGCGCCAATTCAAGCAGTATGAATGGTCTGTCTTCTCTtagaaaaagggggagagggagacccaaaggaaggggaagaggaagaccTCGCGGGCGGCCCAGAGGAAGCAAGAGAATGAACAACTGGGACAGGGGGCCGTCCCTCATCAAATTTAAAACTGGAACTGCAATACTTAAGGATTATTACCTGAAGCACAAATTTCTTAATGAGCAAGACCTCGATGAACTTGTTAACAAATCACATATGGGCTACGAGCAGGTCAGAGAATGGTTTGCTGAAAGACAGAGAAGATCAGAGTTAGGTATAGAATTATTTGAGGAAAATGAGGAGGAAGATGAAGTTATTGATGATCAGGAAGAGGatgaagaagaaacagatgaCAGTGACACTTGGGAACCCCCACGACATGTGAAGCGGAAACTTTCTAAATCAGATGACTGAAATGTAAGTTGTTAAGCTGCGTGTGCACTCACCAACCACATACATTTAGCACAGTCACCTTGTATTTGTCATCGTCACTTTTGACGGattttttctaaaatagtttCTCTTATGCCTCATAAGAGGACTAGGTGCCATGAGTATAGCCAAGAGATACGATTATCATGTGTAGTCTGATTCTTGTGATGGTTATGTTTATTTTGTAGAGTTTAATGTtgccttaattattttttatgtgaaaTGTTCTTTACTTTGTTTTAAGGGAAAGTTACCCATACTCTAAGAAGGAAGACTGGTGGGCGGGTTGGGGATTCACACATACTAAAGATaactaaaatgtatttcttgcAACCCTCCTTCACTAAAGCTTCATTTTTTGCCTGTTTAAGGAAAGAATTCAAAAACGAAAactaaaaagaaggggaaaagtaTACCGAAGGAAAGACTTACCACAGGGGTGAAGATTGCTCAGTTTTAGGAAACTAGGTGAAAATGGctatctctctttctttattcattgTATTGCCCCCCAAACTATTAGATTTTTAACTAGAGTTTAAAATGCTTTAAGTATtaaaattattcaattttttttctattaaaagccAAAGGTCTGTTTTAAGCGATATATAAATTCATGTTTGCTTTGGTGGCATCTGTCTTTGAAAACTGTGatataaattatttctgttttaggGATCAGTGGTAAATaacaaattttatattaaatttactCAATTGCCTAAAATGTCTTTTCCTTATTTGATATAAAACAAACCTGCTACCAGCAGAAACAcattattaagttaaaaatatttctctgtagGCATAAAAGTGCAAGTATATATGCTTTAAATTTGAAAGGTTTGGCATGTTCCTTAACTCTTAATTCTTTTATAGGTTGGATTAATTAAAATTTCACTGTAGTTGCAAATCCAGATACCTGATTTGGAGTTAGAACTTGAATTCTTAATACTTTTGGAATTCAGTAGCATAGTTTGcttcttttctactctctgttttggAGTGTTCTAGGATAAgactgtactttttttaaaaacagtgcaGTTGTCATGAAGTGTTTGTATCTGTCCATCAGTAGTCCAAAAGCACCTTGTTGTCAGAAATCACTGCAGTGTTCTCAAACAGCAGGGGAGGAAAAGAGGCTTAGACCCTCATCATGTGAGCATATTTATTATACTTACTTCCATAGCTTTTTGCATCCCTACCCCATCTGCTACTTTTACGCTCTCTTATTCTGCACAGAATTTCTTTAATTCCCCCATGCCTTCCTCCCtggttttatttagttttaacagTTGTTTATAGAGAGCTtaatatgtaccaggcactattcttaTTGCTTGGCAGTAAGcaagatattctttttttccagatACTCTTTTcattaacaggtttttttttttcaggcagaaaaacagatgagACTAAAAATGCACCTATTTTAGAATGAATCTTACTCCAGGTTATAGAGCATAATGTATCCTTGTGAGTCACAAGAAGTTAAACAGCCTTGTACGGCTTTATCCTGAAACGCAGCCCTCCATTTCCTTATGTCAGAAATCTTCAGGACAGGCTTTTTTCTGACCCAgatgcagaaaatattttttacaggctttttttttgttgttgctaaacACAAGAATGTGCACTCGGCCAAGATTGAATCAACAAATTTGTTGCTGCAGTgaattgttgtcattgttgtagTAGTAATCTCTGCAGTGATTTTGGAGGAAGTTGTAATCTCATTCTAAAAATAATGTGAATTTTGTTGTACAGCTTAGTTTGACCTTACTTTAAGTTTGTGTGGATAATTCATAAGTTATATATCAATATGCTAATGGACACTATGGTCAGAAAATTCACACAAAGCCatgcatgattttttaaaaattgtatcgtATATGTTATACATGTGCTTTTGTGGTACCTATATTGGCAtgctctaattttaaaatgtgcaaaagtctaaaattataaaacccaTTAATTAGCAAGTTATCATTggtttaacaaaataatttttcatcttataaaaggATTCACTGTAAATTTCCTCTAAACTGTTACTTCTTCATTTATATACGGtttaatttaccaaaaaaaaagtaaccaaaaCCTTTCCAAAATAGTTACTGCAAAAAAGTCATAAACACATATGTCTTTTGCACAAGCTAGCCCcgtatataaatagaaaaaaatacaagtctTTAGATTTCATAGTCTATTATGAATACAATGAAATATATACTTCCTACtagtatttttttataaattattacatgTAGGTAAAAAATGTCTATAAGCAAATCTGGTATATGCAGAACATATACACTGGAGTTGCAAAATCTGCATTACACAAGATACATGTGGCAAGTGATCTCAGGATTAATAAGTGAATACAGAGGATGTATTTTAATCGTTTTTGTTCTAAAAGtggtaaatgttaaaatatggttatctttaaaattttagttttttattatgtttttcttttatagctgCCTAAAACGTTGGAGGAGAATCAATTCTTCAACTCCAGATGTCTGGTTTACTGTGAATGGGCCCAATCTTTGATGACACTGAAAACGTTTGGGGGCATACACAATCTCAAAAAATAGGATCCAATACCCAAAAACAGTGGGACTCAATGTTGTGTCAAAGTTAAACTGCTGCAGACGGCAGAAGTCCTGCAGCGCACACAGGACACTAATTAAAACAACTTGTAAGAAGTCACATTTCAATGCAGTGCATTTTTATTCTGATATGATGGAGACATTCTGATTCTTAGACTTTCTGAGGGGGTTTAATGACCACTAGAGCTTGTCCTCATATTCTGTTCAGCTTAATACTGTATGTCTCGTAAGATGGGCCTTATTGCCTGTATTCTTTGATATATGATTAAGATTATAGCTTTGAGTGACCAAACATTTTACAGAGTAAAACTTGTttgaagcaggaaaaagaaaaatctgatttATTTCTGTGTCTCATTTCTCAGGCCCTGCACTAAGATTAAGGAGTTGTGCCTGGGTTTATGTAATTTCAATGTAAGTGAAAAACAGGCTGTGGACATATGTTGGAGCAAGAAGGTTTTGTGGTATCATTGGCGCTTAATGATTGGATCTTTCATTGAACACATTCATGGATACCACTATTACTACTTGTAATACTCTGTTACTTTTTTTCATTAGAAACTGAATTAGCTTTTTCTTAAACCCAACATAATCAGTactgaagaagggaaagaaactgGCATAAGAATTTGGATAGGGTGAAACTCTGAAATAAATATTGtaccaaaaatgtgaaaaagaaccaTGTAGTAAATATTAACTTAGTGTTTTCTTACAATCGTATAGAAATCAGAAATTTTGTACAGGTGTCAGATCAGAATTTTCAAGAATTATCTTTTGGTGAAATTCTTTGTGTAACAACttcaatgaataaagaaaaaaattctgaactGATCAGAATGAGTTAAAACTTAGCTTTTCACTTATGAACATGGCAGTGTTCACTGTTAACTCTTGCCATTTCAGGAGACTGAAAGTTCCTCCTAACTCAAACTTTGTAAAGACCGGTGCTGTTCATTTGTGTTGAGAAGGACCCTTTCCTTTGTGACTATAGGACCATTTTTCAAAATGTGCTTTCTTCATAGAAGAAATGTTCAGTTTCATTAgctttggattttaaaatgtttttctgaatgACCAGATGTAGTGGGCTTGGCCAgtttattttatctaatttaatgaataataaatattaagctCTTGTTTTTACCTAAATGTTTGTCATCTAATGAAAATGTTATGAAAAAGCCTTGACTATGCATgctgctttcatttttataaacttttcattttttaactatAGCTTTATTAGTAATTCCAAAATGCTGCAATTTAGCTTATTTCTTCATTCAAACAGCTGGCTTTGTGGGTGGCTTTTTCATACTACTGTTaactttttttaagagaagcaaTGTAAAGACAGTAACGATTTAATGCACTAAACTGTTCTTTCTTTTACACGTTTAAAAACTTCTTAAAGCACTCTGTATTATAATGATTAAATTGCTCCCTTTTTTAAATCATTGCTAATGTGGTCTGAGTTTTGTTTGacaataattttaatgttttcaaaatttgaaatgtCAAGTATTGGAAATGAAacctttgaatatatttatattatgtttCCCTTGCAATATGTTAACTTTGTATAGCTGTAAATAACTATTAGTAATTTTCCCCCAGTCTCTTAAGACTTGACACTTAAATCTGCTCTGATGTTTGCtagcttttaaatatatttatttgacaGAGCAAAGAACCCTCTTCTCCTGGT belongs to Balaenoptera ricei isolate mBalRic1 chromosome 17, mBalRic1.hap2, whole genome shotgun sequence and includes:
- the ZHX1 gene encoding zinc fingers and homeoboxes protein 1 is translated as MASRRKSTTPCMVLASEQDPDLELISDLDEGPPVLTPVENTRAESISSDEEVHESVDSDNQQNKKVEGGYECKYCTFQTPDLNMFTFHVDSEHPNVVLNSSYVCVECNFLTKRYDALSEHNLKYHPGEENFKLTMVKRNNQTIFEQTINDLTFDGSFVKEENSEQAESTEVSSSGISISKTPIMKMMKNKVENKRITVHHNSVEDVPEEKENEIKPDREGTVENPSSSASESNTSTSIVNRIHPNTASTVVTPAAVLPGLAQVITAVSAQQNSNLIPKVLIPVNSIPTYNAALDNNPLLLNTYNKFPYPTMSEITVLSAQAKYTEEQIKIWFSAQRLKHGVSWTPEEVEEARRKQFNGTVHTVPQTITVIPTHISTGSNGLPSILQTCQIVGQPGLVLTQVAGTNTLPVAAPIALTVAGVPNQTNAQKSQLPAAQPTAETKPAAAGAPSSQLVKNETAVANPDAFGVRAKKTKEQLAELKVSYLKNQFPHDSEIIRLMKITGLTKGEIKKWFSDTRYNQRNSKSNQCLHLNNDSSATIIIDSSDETTESPTVVTSQQKQSWNPFPDFTPQKFKEKTAEQLRALQASFLNSSVLTEEELNRLRAQTKLTRREIDAWFTEKKKSKALKEEKGEIEESNAGSSKEETGETSPGDESSAPKSGSTGKICKKTPEQLHMLKSAFVRTQWPSPEEYDKLAEESGLARTDIVSWFGDTRYAWKNGNLKWYYYYQSANSSSMNGLSSLRKRGRGRPKGRGRGRPRGRPRGSKRMNNWDRGPSLIKFKTGTAILKDYYLKHKFLNEQDLDELVNKSHMGYEQVREWFAERQRRSELGIELFEENEEEDEVIDDQEEDEEETDDSDTWEPPRHVKRKLSKSDD